TGATCTTGGACTAAACGTTGCATCCCATAGCCTACCTTAAATACGACTTGCGGGTAACGGGTGATTTCCGACCACGGTATCCGTTCGTACATTGCCAGGGGATGGTTTGCCGCCATTAAAACTTCTATAGGCTCAGTATAAAGTACATCGACTACCATTTCCGGACTGGCGGTTAAAAAGCGATTATTCATCACAATAGCGACATCGACCAGTCCATCTTTGAGGACTTTCAAAGCGCGATCGCTACCCAGGGACGTCACTCGCAATTGTACTGCTGGGTAGTCTTGACAAAACTTTTGCAATACCGGCGGTAAATTATAAGCGCAGATAGAAGGAATAGCGGCTACACAGAGTTCCGGTTGTTTCCCTGCCAGCAACTCCGATAATTCCTGCGTCGCATTATCCCACTCCTGGCAGATTTTGCGAGCGCGGGGTAAAAAGCGTTCCCCTGCCAGGGTTAGTTTTGCCTGGGTACTCCGGTGAAACATCTGCAAACCCAGATCTGTTTCCAGGGACTGAATTTGCCGGCTGATCGTGGATTGGGTAACGCCACATTTTCGCGCTGCTTGCTGAAAGCTACCTGTTTCAGCGATCGCCAGAAATGCCTGTAACTGCTCGACGCGCATGATGATGTAGCCCGCTTGACAATTAGGTGTTGCTTTGACCTTAGCCGATCTGCGACTGTATTTTAGTAGATTTTGATACAGCCCAGGATTGGATCTTGGATATCAGATCGAATTTTCAATCTAAAATCTAAAATTCTTGAAGGGCGATCGCAATTCCTTGTTTCCATTCTTGTGTGAGATTTTCGTTGCCAGCCAGCTGCTGTAATTGTACAATTGCGGTGGGAAATTTTTTGAGCGCCGCCGTTGCGTGCAGCCTTACCCCCAAATCCGGATCTGCCAGCATCTGAATCAGAGGATGTATTGCTTGGGGATGTTTTAGGTGTCCCAAACTGATTGCCAAAGCTTGTTTGACACTGGAATCTTGAAGTGCTGGATGCTGGGATTTCAAAGCATCGATTAAAATGCGAGCGGCGTCGGGTGCTAAATGCGCCTGTTCCACTCGTCCCAGAAGCGTTACGATTTCTTGATATGTAGCGATCGGCGCAAAGGTAAGCGCTGCTTGTAAATGTGCCAGAGCCCTTGGTGTTTCGATCCAGCTTAAAGAACGAACGCATTGCAGCTGTAACGACATTGGTAGCGAAGGCGAACTCAGCACTTGAAATAAAGCATCAGCAGCGGCGTCAGTTCCCAGGCGTCCCAACGTACTGGCAGCAGCAGCGCAAACTTCTGGATTAAAGTCCCAAACCAGAGGTACGATTTGACTGACCAGATTTAATTCCTCCAGTAAGTCAGACCGCAGTCCCAAACCAATTATCGCTTCCCGTCTGACTGGCGCAGCTACGTCCTTGAGAGCATTTAGCAGTACTAGCGGGATGCGGGGGTCGTGAAAACTGCTGAGTGCTTCGATCGCAGCTGCACGCACCGACACTTGCTTATCTTTAACAACACCTAACAGAGGGGTAACGATCTCGGAACGGCGGATATGGGAAAGACTGCGTACCGCCAACAGGCGCGTTTCTTCTGCTGCTAATAACTCCGTCAAAGCTGCGATCGCAAAACGGAAAGCATGATGTTTCTGCGCCGATTGTCCCAAATTAGCCAGCGCTTCTGCTGCCATCGCACTTAGTTCTTCCGTTTGTGACGTTTTCAAAATCTCCACTAAAGCGGTTACCGCTTCTATGCTGTCAAATTCTGCTAATATGCGTGCCACAAACCAGCGTAATTCTTCTTCTGCCTCTTCGTCTTTCCAAATCTCAATCAAAGGCGCGATCGCTCTATTTCCCAAGCTGGGGAACACTTTCGCCACATCCCAGCGTTCTTGAAAATCTCCTTCTGTTAAAATCTCCAAAGCCCAATCCAGTATACGTGTAACATTGGTTGCCAGGAAATTTTTACGCTCTAGCATCTGGCTGATGTATTGATTTAGCAATGCCCAATTTTGTTGTTTGGCTGCAATAGTAGCTTGTTCTAAAACATCGCTCATCATCTGCTCAACTTTCCACTTGAATTTCGCTTAACTATTTGACCTGTTTTTCAGTAATTTTATCTTTAATGATTTTGTCTTTTCCGTTGGCAAGCTTATCCTTGAATTTATCTCTTTCATACCGAATGCCTGTTTTTATTAAATTTGACAAAATCAAAAGCAATATTTCCAACTTAACCTGCCTTATCGCAATTTTTACAAAAAATCGCCCCGTAATTTTTAGAGGCGATCGCTTTCTCACATTGGAGGTTTGGAATAGGTCTTATGAAGATTAAAGGTATTTTCGCTTAGCCAAAATTTTCGTATAAGGGTATACTAAACTTTAGTTTATATGCTGATAATCGATAATTTTAATGTTATTTTTGCATAATTTGCAAGTTTTGCCTTTCGTCATCACCCATCAGTCATAACTTTTTACGGCTAACACCAAGCTGCATTCACAAAGTTAACTATATTGCGCCTCTACTTGCCGGCGAGCCAACAATGCCATTTGTACGCACATCAGCTTTATCGGCGATGCGTCATGCAAAAGCAGCATTAGTTTTATGCAATTTCTTCATATATTGAAACATTTTGTAATCAAAGATACGAATTGAAACAAATAGTGCCGATAACTTAATACTAACAATCCAAAACACATAACTTAGGCTTATATATCGGGCGGCAAACCCAGCACGAAAAGCCAAATTCACGTTTTAGCTTTGCGTAAGCATTCAGGCGGTAATTCCAGAGGCAGGTTAGCACGAGGGATAATTCATGACAAACGCAGCCACAGCAACGGCAAGTCTGAA
This Aerosakkonema funiforme FACHB-1375 DNA region includes the following protein-coding sequences:
- a CDS encoding LysR family transcriptional regulator; this encodes MRVEQLQAFLAIAETGSFQQAARKCGVTQSTISRQIQSLETDLGLQMFHRSTQAKLTLAGERFLPRARKICQEWDNATQELSELLAGKQPELCVAAIPSICAYNLPPVLQKFCQDYPAVQLRVTSLGSDRALKVLKDGLVDVAIVMNNRFLTASPEMVVDVLYTEPIEVLMAANHPLAMYERIPWSEITRYPQVVFKVGYGMQRLVQDQFQRLGAPMNAVLELNTLDAFRGMVRQGDAIALLPKTAVIDAHYDPTLVVRSTGEPTLKRQVVLVTTCDRIQIPPIKHFRHLVHKLIGLQTELLSVSSPTTSIAASLPQSIAI
- a CDS encoding HEAT repeat domain-containing protein, whose amino-acid sequence is MMSDVLEQATIAAKQQNWALLNQYISQMLERKNFLATNVTRILDWALEILTEGDFQERWDVAKVFPSLGNRAIAPLIEIWKDEEAEEELRWFVARILAEFDSIEAVTALVEILKTSQTEELSAMAAEALANLGQSAQKHHAFRFAIAALTELLAAEETRLLAVRSLSHIRRSEIVTPLLGVVKDKQVSVRAAAIEALSSFHDPRIPLVLLNALKDVAAPVRREAIIGLGLRSDLLEELNLVSQIVPLVWDFNPEVCAAAASTLGRLGTDAAADALFQVLSSPSLPMSLQLQCVRSLSWIETPRALAHLQAALTFAPIATYQEIVTLLGRVEQAHLAPDAARILIDALKSQHPALQDSSVKQALAISLGHLKHPQAIHPLIQMLADPDLGVRLHATAALKKFPTAIVQLQQLAGNENLTQEWKQGIAIALQEF